The following DNA comes from Trichocoleus sp. FACHB-46.
TTCTAAATCTGCTTTGGCACAACCATTGAATGTCACTGGAAGAACCACGCCTACAATGTCCCCACGCTTGTTAATTCCAAACTGCCACCAGTCATCTTGATACGAAAAATCATCTCTGGCTAAATTCAAAAACATCTCGACCGCTGGCGTTGCACAATAGTAATATGATGCAGCGTTGAGGGTCTCCTGATGCAATGTCCAGACTGTCAATCCACTCACGTCGTCAAAAACGGTCGCCGTCAACAGCAGCAGAACTACTTGTGCCGTCAGTGCTCTCGTCAGTTCCTGGATGCTTACCAGCCCAAAGGCTATC
Coding sequences within:
- a CDS encoding IS1 family transposase, whose protein sequence is MQCPDCQSTHVVKNGRRQQQQNYLCRQCSRQFLDAYQPKGY